A stretch of Camelina sativa cultivar DH55 chromosome 18, Cs, whole genome shotgun sequence DNA encodes these proteins:
- the LOC109130468 gene encoding uncharacterized protein LOC109130468: MTKFTFQVAMLFIVVALVCAFVPVFSVDESEAKSLWDTCLVKISPHCALNIVAAVFGNATINDSCCHDLIKEGKVCHDTLIKYIADIPALIARETLYLKKRDDMWNHCVAILKTV; the protein is encoded by the coding sequence ATGACTAAATTTACCTTTCAGGTTGCGATGCTATTCATTGTTGTAGCCTTGGTTTGCGCCTTTGTTCCTGTATTTTCGGTCGACGAATCTGAAGCAAAATCGTTATGGGATACTTGTCTTGTTAAAATCTCTCCTCACTGTGCCTTGAATATAGTCGCCGCTGTTTTTGGAAATGCAACCATCAATGATTCTTGCTGCCACGATCTTATTAAAGAAGGAAAAGTGTGTCACGATACTCTCATTAAATATATTGCTGACATACCAGCCCTAATTGCCCGTGAAACACTATATTTGAAGAAGAGGGACGACATGTGGAATCATTGCGTTGCAATCTTGAAAactgtttaa
- the LOC104760714 gene encoding uncharacterized protein LOC104760714, with translation MATFTSQVAMLFIVVALVCAFVPVFSVDESEAKSLWDTCLVKISPHCALNIVAVVFGNATINDSCCHDLVQEGKVCHDTLIKYIADRPALIARETLYLKKRDDMWNHCVAISKTA, from the coding sequence ATGGCTACATTTACCTCTCAGGTTGCTATGCTATTCATTGTTGTAGCCTTGGTTTGCGCCTTTGTTCCTGTATTTTCGGTCGATGAATCTGAAGCAAAATCGTTATGGGATACTTGTCTTGTTAAAATCTCTCCTCATTGTGCCTTGAATATAGTCGCCGTTGTTTTTGGAAATGCAACCATCAATGATTCTTGCTGCCACGATCTTGTTCAAGAAGGAAAAGTGTGTCATGATACTCTCATTAAATATATTGCTGACAGACCAGCCCTAATTGCCCGTGAAACACTATATTTGAAGAAGAGGGACGACATGTGGAATCATTGCGTTGCAATCTCGAAAACtgcttaa
- the LOC104763186 gene encoding uncharacterized protein LOC104763186: MVWERLLRIGILRSTPWLVVGDFNELTGNHEKRGGKLRHAASFRSFNGMIQDCGLLEFPYLGDYLSWRGWHDKKPIRCRLDRALGTEDWHDQFPDTVTDYLPMIASDHKPLVVSIGVKRPRGQRCFMFDRRWIGKTGLMGVISEGWGADGDQDTPTLVAKIGN, from the coding sequence ATGGTCTGGGAAAGGTTATTGAGGATAGGTATTTTGAGATCAACACCTTGGCTGGTTGTTGGCGATTTTAATGAGTTAACAGGGAATCATGAAAAACGAGGGGGTAAACTTAGACACGCAGCATCTTTCCGTTCATTTAACGGGATGATCCAGGACTGCGGTCTCTTGGAATTTCCTTATCTTGGTGATTACCTGTCATGGAGGGGCTGGCATGATAAGAAACCAATTCGGTGTAGGTTGGATCGGGCCTTAGGTACGGAGGATTGGCATGATCAGTTTCCGGATACAGTAACAGATTATTTGCCTATGATCGCCTCAGATCATAAACCTCTGGTGGTTAGTATTGGGGTCAAACGGCCGCGTGGTCAACGGTGTTTTATGTTCGATAGGCGTTGGATTGGTAAAACAGGTTTGATGGGGGTTATTTCCGAGGGTTGGGGAGCTGATGGTGATCAGGATACTCCTACTTTGGTGGCCAAAATAGGAAACTGA